The Glycine max cultivar Williams 82 chromosome 12, Glycine_max_v4.0, whole genome shotgun sequence genome window below encodes:
- the LOC121173128 gene encoding probable transcription factor At5g61620: MSPPSETIATRVPPMLSPVEDATYVQPNLQDQLLALQNINSGNNTYDHPQTQFVNSATNQVAPMWPGSQINHSLSRKGSSSKSNECRRWSEEEHRLFLHELQKYGKGDWINISRIIKTRNPTQVASHAQKYFLRQASSNKGKRRSIHDMVLPDGPVPHRIYQQNGVSFPNLDGPITHHIDHQNEVPFQNLTMQELYEIHLAVPHYIN; encoded by the exons ATGTCTCCCCCATCGGAGACCATCGCCACTCGGGTTCCTCCTATGTTGTCGCCGGTGGAGGATGCCACCTACGTTCAACCCAACCTCCAAGATCAATTGTTAGCGTTACAGAACATCAATAGCGGGAACAACACTTATGATCACCCGCAGACACAGTTTGTTAATAGCGCAACGAACCAGGTTGCTCCCATGTGGCCAGGCTCCCAAATCAATCACTCGCTGTCACGGAAGGGCAGTTCTTCGAAGTCCAATGAGTGCAGGAGATGGAGTGAAGAAGAACACAG GTTGTTTCTGCATGAGCTTCAGAAATATGGAAAGGGAGATTGGATAAACATTTCAAGAATCATCAAAACAAGAAACCCAACTCAAGTTGCTAGTCATGCCCAAAAGTATTTCCTTCGTCAGGCCTCAAGTAATAAAGGCAAAAGAAGAAGCATTCATGACATGGTCCTACCAGATGGTCCTGTCCCTCACCGCATTTACCAACAGAATGGAGTTTCTTTTCCAAATCTTGATGGCCCTATCACTCACCACATTGATCATCAGAATGAGGTTCCTTTTCAAAATCTTACAATGCAGGAGTTATATGAAATCCATTTGGCAGTCCCTCACTACATTAATTAG
- the LOC100817341 gene encoding uncharacterized protein, with translation MTNIRRATYRFLPAMDTDSFSDSNFEFQESDLYNSARANSPEFRKSVRASRFHNYSSSGGRVGTPVSLPVNVPDWSKILGDEFGRNQRRNYDEAQSDEEDGDGRVPPHEFLAKTGIASFSVHEGVGRTLKGRDLSRVRNAIWAKTGFQD, from the coding sequence ATGACCAACATTCGAAGAGCAACCTATCGCTTTCTCCCTGCCATGGACACAGATTCTTTCTCCGATTCCAACTTCGAATTCCAGGAATCCGATCTCTACAACTCCGCTCGCGCTAACTCTCCCGAATTTCGCAAATCCGTACGCGCCTCCAGATTTCACAACTACTCTTCCTCCGGCGGCCGCGTCGGTACTCCGGTGTCGCTTCCGGTGAACGTGCCGGACTGGTCGAAGATTCTCGGCGACGAGTTCGGACGGAACCAGAGGAGGAACTACGACGAAGCGCAGAGCGATGAGGAAGATGGAGATGGGAGAGTGCCTCCGCACGAGTTTCTGGCGAAGACGGGAATCGCTTCGTTCTCGGTGCACGAAGGAGTTGGAAGGACTCTCAAAGGACGCGATCTCAGTAGGGTTCGAAACGCGATTTGGGCTAAAACAGGATTCCAGGACTAG